Genomic DNA from Burkholderia plantarii:
TCGGCTCGGCCAGCGACATCCTGCGCATCGAGATTCTGCTCCAGTACGGCGGCATCTACGTGGATACCGACGTCGATTGCGTCTCGGCGCTCGGCGAGCTGATCTGCCATCAGTCGTATCCGCGCTTCTCGGCCGTCAGCGCGCTGTGGGCCAACGGCGTCACCGAGCAGGACTGGAACAGCGACGCGTGGTGGAAGCAGCGCTTCAACGGCCAGATGGCGCCGAAGATCAGCAACTCGATCATCGCCTGCCACGCCGGCAGCAAGGGGCTCAAGGCCTATCGCAAGCTGATCGCCGGCAACTTCACGAAGCTCAGGCGCGACGACGAGATGCGCGGCGCCTACTTCGACAGCATCCGCAGCAGCACGATCCAGATGACGGGGCCGACCGCCGCCGCCGACAGCACCGGCTTCAACCGCGCGCGCGAGGCCGCGAAGCACGACGGCGACGAGTTCAGCGACCAGCGCAAGCTCGACCTGCGCGATCACTGGTATTTCCCGATGCATCACGTGCGCGATCGCTATTTCCACGACTGGCTCTGATGCGCGGTTCGGCGGCTCGCGCGTGGCCCCGATTCTTTTCACGCGCGACGACGGAATAGATCGCGGTGCCCGTGCGTTTTGACTGGCGAAGGGCGCGTTTTTCGCGCCGGAAACATGGTCTTTCGCCACGCAACGAGGTTCCGCGATCACGTCATGGCTCACGCAATCACGCTCAGTTCCAAGCTCGGCAGCAGCCTGCTGTTTTCGAACCTGACCGCCGGCGAGGCGCTCGGGCGGCTGTTCACGTACCGGCTCGAAGCGATCAGCCGCAACGCCGCGGTCGAACTGCGCGCGCTGCTGGCCACGCCGATGACGGTCAGGCTGGTGAGCCCGCAGGGCGATACGCGCTACTTCAACGGCATCGTGCGCGACGCCGAGCAGCGCGGCTTCGTCAACATCGACGGGGTGCGCTACGCCGTCTACGCGTTCACGCTGGTGCCGAAGCCGTGGCTCGCCACGCGGCGCCGCGACTGCCGCATCTATCGCGGCATGACGGTGCCGCAGATCGTGCAGTCGGTGCTCGGCGAGATCGGCTACGGCGACGTGAAGCCGAGCCTGAGCGGCAGCTATCCCGCGCGCGAGTATTGCGTGCAGTATCGCGAGAGCGACTTCGATTTCATCAGTCGGCTGATGGAGCAGGAAGGCATCTACTACTTCTTCACGCACGCCGACGGCACGCACACCATGGTGCTGGCCGACGCGCTCGGCGCGCACGCGAGCGTGCCCGGCTTCGAGCAGATTCCCTACGCGCCGCCCACCGAGCGCGGCAAGCGCATGAAGGCCTCGATCAGCGACTGGCACACCGCGCGCACCGTCAACACCACGCGCGTGCAACTCGACGACTACGACTACCTGAAGCCGAAGGCCTCGCTGGTGGCCACCGAGGCGTTGACCGACCAGGACGACGCGCCGGGCGTGGACGGCCTGGACGGCTACGACTGGTCCTACGACACGGTCGGCTACGACCAGAAGCTCGCCGACGGCCAGCGCTACGCGCAGGTGCGCGCCGACGCGCTGAACGTGCCGCTCGCCGCGAGCCACGGCCACACCGACGCCTACGGGCTCGCCACCGGCGCGCTGTTCCGGCTCAAGGATTTCCCGCTCGCCGAGGCGAACCAGGAATACCTCGTGATCGAGACCGAGACGCGCCTCGTCGAGCCCGACTACGCCACGGGCGGCGGCAGCGACGACGACGCGGAGCCGCCGTTCCACTGCGCGTTCCGCGCGATCCGCGCGCGCCAGCCGTTCCGCGCCATGCCGGTCACGCCGCGGCCGCGCATCGCCGGCCTGCAGACGGCCGTGGTGGCCGGCGACACGCCCGAGGACATCGCCGTCGACAAATATGGACGCGTGCAGCTGACGTTCTTCTGGAGCCGCCCCGGCAAGCCGCACGCCGCCAACTCGTGCCCGGTGCGCGTCGCGCAGATGTGGGCCGGCAAGCGCTGGGGCGCGCAGTTCATCCCGCGCGTGGGGCAGGAGGTGGTGGTGAGCTTCCTCGACGGCAATCCCGACCGCCCGCTCGTGATCGGCAGCGTCTACAACGCCGACAACATGCCGCCCTACAGCCTGCCCGACAACCGGACCCGGAGCGGCGTGAAGAGCCGCAGCCACCAGGGCGGCGGCAGCGAGGACTACAACGAGCTGCGCTTCGAGGACCGCAAGGGCGCCGAGCAGGTGCTGATCCACGCGCAGAAGGATCTGCGCGAGGAGTCCGAGCACGACCACGACGTGCAGGTGGGCCGCAACTACACGCTTACCGCCGGCAACCAGATCCGGCTCGTGACGGGGCTCGCCAGCATCACGATGAACCGCAGCGGCGAGATCGCGATCGAGGGCACCAACCTGACGATCAACGGCAACCTGAACGTGACGCTGAGTTCGGGCCTCGCGATGGAGATCAACTCGAAGGCGAACCTGAACGTCAGTTCGATCGCGGCGATGGAGATCCTGTCCGAAGCGGACTGCCTGGTGCAGTCCACCAACCTGCAACTGATCGGTACGGCCACCGCGGTGCTCGGCGGCGCGGCGCCGATGATCCTGTGAGCGCGCTGCTCGACGCCGCGCGCCAGATGCGGCTTGGCGCGCCCGCGATGGCACGGCTGCAGCCCGCGATGACGCCGCACGCGGCCGTCTCGGCGCTGCTCGACGCGGGCCTCGCGGCCGACGCGCTGAGCCTGCTCGCGCGGCTGCTGCCGCATCGCTACGCGGTGGCCTGGGTGTGCCAGTGCGCGAGCCGCGACCCGCACGATGCGGCCGATCAGGTCGAGACGCTCGCCGGACCCGACCGCGCCGGCCTCGCGCTGGCCGAGGCCTGGGTGCGCGAGCCCGACGAGGCGCGCCGCGAGGCCGCCGCCGCGTTCGCGAGCGCGCACCGCTATCGCGGCATCGGCGCGTGGGCCGCCGCCGCGGCCGGCTGGAGCGGCGGCCACCTGAACCCGCGCCACGAACGGCCCACGCCGCCGCCCGCGCATCTGAGCGCGCTGGCGGCGATGGCGGCCCTCAACTATCTGGCGGCGCGCGCGCCGCAGCGGTTCGACGCGCGGCGGGCGGCGTTCGTGCGCGACGCGCTCGGCCTGCTCGGCATTCCCAACGGTGGTGACGGAGGACTTCGATGAACAGCGGACCCAGCCTGATCCTGGCCGTGCAGGGCGAGCGCGCCGAACGGCTCGGCAGCCGGCGCGAGCGCGTGTTCGATTGCCGCGACGGCAGCATCGGCCGCGCCGACGACTGCGACTGGGTGCTCGGCGCCGAGGGCGTGTCGCGCCTGCACGCGCTGGTGCGCTACCTGAACGGGCTGTATTTCGTCGAGGACCGCAGCACCAACGGCATGCTGCTGAACGGCGCGCCGCTGCGCAAGGGCGACCCCGCCGCGCTGCGGCATGGCGATCGGCTGCAGATCGACACGTTCGAGATCGACGTGCGGCTCGGCGGCGAGACGAGCGGGCGCCGGGACGACACGGCCGGGCGCGGGCGCGGCGAGGCCGGCGCGGCTGCGGACGATCTTGCCGCCGCCCCTCGCGAGGCGGGCGGCGCGGCCTCGTTGCCTTCCATCGGCGAGAACCGCGATCCGCTCGATCTCGGCCCGCTGCTGGCGTCGCCGGGCGATCGCGCCGGCGACGCGGGGCGCCCGGACGGCCTGATCCCCGGCGCGCGCGACGCGGCCGTGCCGGGCGCGAGCCTCGATCCGCTCGCGCTGTTCGATGCGCCGTCGTCTTGTTTCGACGAGACGCCGGCCGCCGCGCCCGCGCAGCCGGGCTGGAACCACACGCCGGCCGAGGCCGACCGGTTCCGCCCGCCGCGTGTCGAGGCCGCGCGCCCCGGCGCGCCGCTCCTGCCCGAGGATTGGGACGCGACGGGCAGCCGGGTGGTGCCGCGCGAAGCCGGGGCGCGTGCCGACGGCGTGCCGTTGGTACCGACTCCCGTGAGGCGGGGCGAGGGCCGCGAAAGCGATGCGTCGCGTCACGAGGCGGGGGCCGCTACGGGCTCGCCGTCACCGGCGACGCACGCCGCATCCGCCACCGACGCGCACGTCGCGCAGG
This window encodes:
- the tagH gene encoding type VI secretion system-associated FHA domain protein TagH gives rise to the protein MNSGPSLILAVQGERAERLGSRRERVFDCRDGSIGRADDCDWVLGAEGVSRLHALVRYLNGLYFVEDRSTNGMLLNGAPLRKGDPAALRHGDRLQIDTFEIDVRLGGETSGRRDDTAGRGRGEAGAAADDLAAAPREAGGAASLPSIGENRDPLDLGPLLASPGDRAGDAGRPDGLIPGARDAAVPGASLDPLALFDAPSSCFDETPAAAPAQPGWNHTPAEADRFRPPRVEAARPGAPLLPEDWDATGSRVVPREAGARADGVPLVPTPVRRGEGRESDASRHEAGAATGSPSPATHAASATDAHVAQALPSPSRWTDWLPEPGSAPDVAHDIAASEAAAAASPTPAPAPQRPDPHIEPATRPVSSVEPAPTSRRDASPASVAASLPAEPPEAPPRSAAPPAPSTPAAELPALFEIAVDAMMDVLRARAELKNSFRLPATLIQRSENNPLKFAPTAQEAVRRLLAPPDNGFLAGHAALVDAADDIRHHQMAMLAGVRSAFDSLLAQFDPARIEQDAEGGARRLPLGGRPRHWERYREQFEALTRNRDECFRRLFGDAFARAYEEQLARLKPRR
- the tssI gene encoding type VI secretion system tip protein TssI/VgrG; translation: MAHAITLSSKLGSSLLFSNLTAGEALGRLFTYRLEAISRNAAVELRALLATPMTVRLVSPQGDTRYFNGIVRDAEQRGFVNIDGVRYAVYAFTLVPKPWLATRRRDCRIYRGMTVPQIVQSVLGEIGYGDVKPSLSGSYPAREYCVQYRESDFDFISRLMEQEGIYYFFTHADGTHTMVLADALGAHASVPGFEQIPYAPPTERGKRMKASISDWHTARTVNTTRVQLDDYDYLKPKASLVATEALTDQDDAPGVDGLDGYDWSYDTVGYDQKLADGQRYAQVRADALNVPLAASHGHTDAYGLATGALFRLKDFPLAEANQEYLVIETETRLVEPDYATGGGSDDDAEPPFHCAFRAIRARQPFRAMPVTPRPRIAGLQTAVVAGDTPEDIAVDKYGRVQLTFFWSRPGKPHAANSCPVRVAQMWAGKRWGAQFIPRVGQEVVVSFLDGNPDRPLVIGSVYNADNMPPYSLPDNRTRSGVKSRSHQGGGSEDYNELRFEDRKGAEQVLIHAQKDLREESEHDHDVQVGRNYTLTAGNQIRLVTGLASITMNRSGEIAIEGTNLTINGNLNVTLSSGLAMEINSKANLNVSSIAAMEILSEADCLVQSTNLQLIGTATAVLGGAAPMIL
- a CDS encoding DUF6931 family protein, translating into MSALLDAARQMRLGAPAMARLQPAMTPHAAVSALLDAGLAADALSLLARLLPHRYAVAWVCQCASRDPHDAADQVETLAGPDRAGLALAEAWVREPDEARREAAAAFASAHRYRGIGAWAAAAAGWSGGHLNPRHERPTPPPAHLSALAAMAALNYLAARAPQRFDARRAAFVRDALGLLGIPNGGDGGLR
- a CDS encoding TcdA/TcdB catalytic glycosyltransferase domain-containing protein is translated as MKAIPKVIHIIWIGGDIPQRNRECITTFVRHNPDWKIRLWIDANQLLTGERRRQVKAQHGGSVSKEAWQAVAERLGSGGDAETIRYLASHFDQRGEALQGLRLRQINSIMDFCRANGITLSEVQRDLKTGKNAAIYRQELVNRGANFGSASDILRIEILLQYGGIYVDTDVDCVSALGELICHQSYPRFSAVSALWANGVTEQDWNSDAWWKQRFNGQMAPKISNSIIACHAGSKGLKAYRKLIAGNFTKLRRDDEMRGAYFDSIRSSTIQMTGPTAAADSTGFNRAREAAKHDGDEFSDQRKLDLRDHWYFPMHHVRDRYFHDWL